The Thiorhodovibrio litoralis genome includes a window with the following:
- a CDS encoding DUF4351 domain-containing protein, giving the protein MPYVTSVERIGIEKGMQQGLKKGMQEGMQQGMQQGAAGVLLQLMARRFGPLDEATRARIAKADPDRLLEWSERILDAPTLNDVLH; this is encoded by the coding sequence ATGCCATACGTCACCTCGGTTGAACGCATTGGAATCGAGAAAGGCATGCAGCAGGGTCTGAAGAAGGGCATGCAGGAAGGCATGCAGCAGGGCATGCAGCAGGGCGCAGCCGGGGTACTCTTACAACTGATGGCCCGCCGTTTCGGCCCCCTGGATGAAGCCACCCGCGCGCGCATCGCCAAAGCCGATCCAGACAGATTACTCGAGTGGTCTGAGCGCATTCTCGACGCCCCGACGCTCAATGACGTGCTCCACTAA
- a CDS encoding type II toxin-antitoxin system RelE family toxin — MTKSDAKKTAARYRLKFVPQALAEWEALDGSVKEPLRKALKKRIEQPHVPGSLLHGDLHHCYKIKLRKQGWRLIYRVKDEVLIVMVMAVAKREDGVAYRLAVERMASDKN; from the coding sequence TTGACAAAATCTGACGCTAAGAAGACCGCCGCCCGGTACCGCTTGAAGTTTGTGCCGCAGGCGCTGGCCGAGTGGGAAGCCTTGGACGGCAGCGTCAAGGAGCCGTTAAGAAAAGCCCTCAAAAAGCGTATTGAGCAACCCCATGTGCCGGGCTCCCTATTGCATGGCGACTTGCATCACTGCTACAAGATCAAACTGCGCAAACAGGGCTGGCGCCTGATCTATCGGGTCAAGGATGAAGTTTTAATCGTCATGGTGATGGCAGTCGCTAAACGTGAGGATGGTGTTGCCTATCGGCTCGCTGTCGAACGCATGGCATCGGATAAAAATTAA